The Treponema phagedenis DNA segment TGCCGTCTTCACCATTAAAGCCGTAGGCCCGTAAACTTCAACATTAAAGAGTTGCGGCACAGCCGTAACTCCCATACCGATAGCAACCGAGAGTCCGATTATGCTTGTATTTCTAAAACTTAACGGTTCTTTCGCAATAAGCTTGATACCCGTCATGGTAATTGAAGAGAATACGGGAATTGTCGCTCCGCCAAGAACCGGTGTAGGTATTGTCGTAAGCAGCGCACCGAACTTCGGAATTAATCCTGCTATTAAAATAATAATCGCCGCTTGGGCAAACACTCTTCTGTTAACAACCTTGGTCGTGCCAACTATACCGACATTCTGACTGAACGTTGCGGTCGGCAATCCGCCTATAAGAGATCCAAGCATATTGGTAATACCGTAAGCAATAATTCCACCGCTTAATTCTTTTTCCGTCGGCTCTCTGTCAAGCCCTCCTACGGTAGTTGCTGTAAAATCCCCGATTGCCTGAACAGAGTTTACAATAAATAAAATTACAAAAGATATAATTACCGATGTTTCAAATTGCGGTGCAAAATGAAGTATGGGATTTTGATTAATAATTATACTTGAACTTGCTATCTTGGAAAAATTTACCAATCCAAGCGGTATCGAAACAAGATATCCGATTATTATTGAAATCAATATTGAAGAAAGTTTGATAAATCCTTTTCCAAAATGATTTAAAGCGGTTACAATTGCTAAAGTTAAAAATCCTACAAATAAATTTTTCGGATTTGCAAAGTCTTTTGCCATAGCATTACCGCCGCCAATATATCTGATGGCTATCGGATACAATGAAAGGCCGATTGTAAATACAACGGTTCCCGTTACCAGCGGCGGGAACAAAGGCTTTAAATACTTTACGAACATACCGAAAAGCAATGCACAAGCACCGCCGACAATCATCGCTCCTACTATTACACCTATTGCCTTCTCGGAACCGAATGCAGGATTCTTGCTGTATGTAGAAGCAACCGATTGCATTGTGGGAACATACGCAAAACTGACTCCCAGTATTACCGGTAAGCTTGAACCGATTTTTTTCCCTATCGGGAAAAGCTGCACCAGTGTTGATAAACCCGCTATCACCAATGACATTTGTATAAGCAACACCAAATTGTCTTGTGACAGATTGGCTCCCGCCACTCCACCTACCAAAAGCGCAGGAGTGATGCAGCCTACTATCATTGCTACAACGTGCTGAAATGCCATCGGCATAGTTTCATTAAGACTCGGTTTTCCTTCTAATTGGAACAACAACCCTTTTGTGTCTTTTTCCATAGTTTTCTCCCATAAAAGTCCAGTCGCTACCTAGACTTTTTCAATAGTTTGTTTACAAACAAAAGCAAATCGACAGCCGCTTACAAGCACGGCAATCGCCACCCTGTTTGTTTTATATGCTCATAACGCTCCATCAATCGCCATGCAGCGGAATCTTTGCAACGTTTTTAAGCCTTACTAAAACACACGCCATCCTTTCATCGCCGGATGCCGTCATCATTTGCGGAACACAGGAAATACAATTTTTCCGCATCTTTTAATAATCACCAAAGAACATCAAACGCTTCCGTCTTTGAGTTAATTTTTTCATTCCGTGTCGGGCGTTGCGGTTTGAACTTTTTCGCACATCCGGCACAGTTTCGGCTGCGGAGATTAACACTTACAAACCGCCGGGCTTTCCGGGGCTGGCAGTATTTTTCCGCGGGAATTATGAGCACGGTACCGTCGAACAAGTTTTGAAAAACTTGTCCAACGCTCCTCCAATCCCTAACGCAGGTTGATATTTTGCTTAGGAACCGTTGCAAAATAGCAACTTATCGGCTGTTAGCGTCAGTGCGCACCGCCTATCACATCTCCTTCCAAATTTCAGCAGCACGAATTCTTGATTCGCTCATTATTTTATCTACATCAATTCCAAGCACTTCTCTATCTTTCATTACAATTTTTCCGTTTATAACCGTGTGTATGGTTTGTTTTCCGCTTAGCCCGAAAACCAGATGACCGAACCAGTTATCTTTATGCATCGGAGTTGGAGGGTTATACTCTGCAACCGCAATATCGGCGTAAGCACCTTTTTCGATAACTCCGAGATTTTTATTAAAGTATTTGGAAAGTATAATAGGATTATTTGTGAATTGCATTTGTTTTGTTTCCGCAAAGCCAACAGTCGGATCGGAAGCTTCATGGCTCATCAGGATTTTTGCAACCTTCATGGACTCATACATATCATTTGTATATGCATCAGTGCCAAGGCCGACTACAATACCTTTTTCCAAAAGCTTTAACACATTGGTTGTTCCCACCGCATTATTCATGTTTGACTCGGGATTGTGTACCACATTGGTATTTGTTTTTTTTAATATATCCATCTCACCCGCATTAATATGCACACAGTGAGCCGCAATAGTTCGCTCGCCTAAAATATCAAAATCAAAAAGCCTGTTGACAATTCTTTTTTTGTATTTTTTTAAGCATAAGAGTTCATCCTCAAGCCCTTCAGCCACGTGGATATGATACCCGTCATAAACTCCTTCCATTGCTTCTCTTACTTTATAAAGAGTTTCATCCGACACGGTAAAAGATGCGTGAAGCCCGAAAAGCCCTTTAATCATATCGCTTTCATTTTTTTGAGCAGCCTTGATAAAAGCTATGTTTTCTTTAATTGCCCTATCCCGTACATCATCACCATATCTGTCGGTTACTTCATAACAAAGGGAAGTTCTTATGCCGAGTTTTTTTGCCGCCTCCGCAATGATAAATAAAGAGCCGTCTAAAGACTGAGGCCCCGAATGGTGGTCAATTACGGTGGTAACCCCGTTCATAATAGAATCGATATACGTGGTAAGCGCATTGAGCTCAACATCTTTTTCCTTAAGTTTGCTGTCCAATGACCACCATAAATTTTCAAGCACATTGAAAAAATTATCGGTAGGTTTGGTTACGGATATGCCTCTTGCATAGGCGGAATAGATATGACTGTGAGTGCAAATAAAACCGGGAAGAATAATTCCTCCCTTTGCATCAAGAATAGTTTCTGTCTTGTAGTGTTTTTTAATTTCATCGGAATTTCCGACATCGACAATTATATTGTCTTTTATATAAACAGCGCCGTTATCGTAGAATGTTGAATTCTTGTCATTTGTT contains these protein-coding regions:
- a CDS encoding uracil-xanthine permease family protein, whose amino-acid sequence is MEKDTKGLLFQLEGKPSLNETMPMAFQHVVAMIVGCITPALLVGGVAGANLSQDNLVLLIQMSLVIAGLSTLVQLFPIGKKIGSSLPVILGVSFAYVPTMQSVASTYSKNPAFGSEKAIGVIVGAMIVGGACALLFGMFVKYLKPLFPPLVTGTVVFTIGLSLYPIAIRYIGGGNAMAKDFANPKNLFVGFLTLAIVTALNHFGKGFIKLSSILISIIIGYLVSIPLGLVNFSKIASSSIIINQNPILHFAPQFETSVIISFVILFIVNSVQAIGDFTATTVGGLDREPTEKELSGGIIAYGITNMLGSLIGGLPTATFSQNVGIVGTTKVVNRRVFAQAAIIILIAGLIPKFGALLTTIPTPVLGGATIPVFSSITMTGIKLIAKEPLSFRNTSIIGLSVAIGMGVTAVPQLFNVEVYGPTALMVKTAIGSSPVVLATLCAIILNVIIPKKAEDIAK
- the ssnA gene encoding putative aminohydrolase SsnA, with the protein product MIITNGKVITNDKNSTFYDNGAVYIKDNIIVDVGNSDEIKKHYKTETILDAKGGIILPGFICTHSHIYSAYARGISVTKPTDNFFNVLENLWWSLDSKLKEKDVELNALTTYIDSIMNGVTTVIDHHSGPQSLDGSLFIIAEAAKKLGIRTSLCYEVTDRYGDDVRDRAIKENIAFIKAAQKNESDMIKGLFGLHASFTVSDETLYKVREAMEGVYDGYHIHVAEGLEDELLCLKKYKKRIVNRLFDFDILGERTIAAHCVHINAGEMDILKKTNTNVVHNPESNMNNAVGTTNVLKLLEKGIVVGLGTDAYTNDMYESMKVAKILMSHEASDPTVGFAETKQMQFTNNPIILSKYFNKNLGVIEKGAYADIAVAEYNPPTPMHKDNWFGHLVFGLSGKQTIHTVINGKIVMKDREVLGIDVDKIMSESRIRAAEIWKEM